A genomic stretch from Serratia entomophila includes:
- the greB gene encoding transcription elongation factor GreB: MRTQLITREGYDKLKQELDFLWREERPEVTKKVTWAASLGDRSENADYQYNKKRLREIDRRVRYLTKCLEQLKIVDYSPQQEGKVFFGAWVEVENDDGDVKRFRIVGYDEIFGRRDYISIDAPMARALLKKEVGDTAIVNTPLGEALWYVNAIEYPK, from the coding sequence ATGAGAACTCAACTGATAACCCGCGAAGGCTACGACAAGCTCAAGCAGGAACTGGATTTCCTCTGGCGCGAAGAACGCCCCGAGGTGACCAAGAAAGTGACCTGGGCCGCCAGCCTGGGCGACAGAAGTGAAAACGCCGACTACCAGTACAACAAGAAGCGGCTGCGCGAGATCGATCGCCGCGTTCGCTATCTGACCAAGTGCCTGGAACAGTTGAAGATCGTCGACTACTCGCCCCAGCAGGAAGGCAAGGTGTTCTTCGGCGCCTGGGTGGAGGTGGAGAATGACGATGGCGACGTCAAACGTTTCCGCATCGTCGGCTACGACGAGATTTTTGGCCGCCGCGACTACATCTCCATCGATGCGCCGATGGCCCGCGCCTTGCTGAAGAAAGAGGTCGGCGACACCGCCATCGTCAACACCCCGTTGGGCGAAGCGCTGTGGTACGTCAACGCGATCGAATACCCGAAGTAA
- the cbpA gene encoding curved DNA-binding protein → MEFKDYYATMGVEPAADLKTIKTAYRRLARKYHPDVSTEEDAESKFKELAEAYEVLKDEERRAEYDQLRLHRNDPNFGRQTRGDRGGYQQSASWHGEDGQDFSDFFESMFGGHAAGGRRSSTHGSHGGHGFRGQDLEMEVPVFLEETLHGQSREISYQLPVYDEMGRQVSEAGKTLNVKIPAGVVDGERIRLKGQGVAGVGGGQNGDLYLIIRIAPHPLFEVDGHNLHIVVPLAPWEAALGASIEVPTLTGKIALTIPAGSQSGRRLRAKGKGLVGKKETGDLYAILKVVMPPKPDEKASALWRELAEQAAFNPRTEWE, encoded by the coding sequence ATGGAATTTAAAGACTATTACGCGACGATGGGGGTCGAGCCCGCCGCCGATTTGAAAACCATCAAAACCGCCTACCGCCGGCTGGCGCGCAAATACCACCCTGACGTCAGTACCGAAGAGGATGCCGAAAGCAAGTTCAAGGAGCTCGCCGAGGCCTATGAGGTGCTGAAAGACGAAGAGCGCCGCGCCGAATACGATCAACTCAGGCTGCACCGCAACGATCCGAACTTTGGCCGCCAGACGCGCGGCGATCGTGGCGGCTATCAACAGAGCGCCTCCTGGCATGGCGAAGACGGGCAAGACTTCTCAGACTTCTTCGAGAGCATGTTCGGCGGCCATGCGGCCGGCGGGAGACGTTCCTCCACCCATGGCTCGCACGGCGGGCACGGTTTCCGCGGCCAGGATCTTGAGATGGAAGTGCCGGTGTTTCTCGAAGAGACGCTGCATGGCCAAAGCCGCGAGATTTCCTACCAGTTGCCGGTTTACGACGAAATGGGCCGGCAGGTGAGCGAAGCCGGCAAAACGCTGAACGTGAAAATTCCGGCAGGCGTGGTCGACGGCGAGCGCATTCGCCTCAAGGGCCAGGGCGTCGCCGGCGTCGGAGGCGGCCAGAATGGCGATCTGTACCTGATCATTCGCATCGCGCCGCATCCGCTGTTCGAGGTCGACGGCCACAACCTGCACATCGTGGTGCCGCTGGCGCCGTGGGAAGCGGCGCTGGGGGCCAGCATCGAAGTGCCGACGCTGACCGGCAAAATCGCGTTGACCATTCCCGCCGGCAGCCAGAGCGGCAGGCGGCTGCGGGCCAAGGGCAAGGGGCTGGTCGGCAAAAAAGAGACGGGCGACCTGTACGCCATTCTCAAGGTGGTGATGCCGCCGAAGCCGGACGAAAAAGCCAGCGCCCTGTGGCGTGAGCTGGCAGAGCAGGCGGCGTTCAATCCCCGGACGGAATGGGAGTAA
- a CDS encoding chaperone modulator CbpM yields MMSKEITFTLVELCQRVDISQDELIEVVALGVIVPLQPEQPSWEFDYPALSHLRRARRLRAELDLDWPGIAMALTLLDRVDELQKENRQLRRQLERFLQTPSAR; encoded by the coding sequence ATGATGAGCAAAGAGATAACCTTTACCCTGGTGGAACTGTGTCAGAGGGTGGACATTTCGCAGGACGAGCTGATCGAGGTTGTGGCGCTGGGGGTCATTGTGCCGCTGCAGCCGGAGCAGCCGAGCTGGGAGTTCGACTACCCGGCGCTGAGCCATCTGCGCCGCGCACGGCGCCTGCGGGCCGAGCTGGATCTGGACTGGCCCGGCATCGCCATGGCGCTGACCCTGCTGGATCGGGTCGACGAACTGCAGAAAGAGAACCGCCAGCTGCGCCGCCAGCTAGAGCGCTTCTTGCAAACGCCTTCGGCAAGATAA
- the ompR gene encoding osmolarity response regulator transcription factor OmpR produces the protein MQENHKILVVDDDMRLRALLERYLTEQGFQVRSVANAEQMDRLLTRESFHLMVLDLMLPGEDGLSICRRLRSQSNPMPIIMVTAKGEEVDRIVGLEIGADDYIPKPFNPRELLARIRAVLRRQANELPGAPSQEEAVIAFGKFKLNLGTREMFREDEPMPLTSGEFAVLKALVSHPREPLSRDKLMNLARGREYSAMERSIDVQISRLRRMVEEDPAHPRYIQTVWGLGYVFVPDGSKA, from the coding sequence ATGCAAGAGAATCATAAGATTCTGGTCGTCGATGACGACATGCGCCTGCGTGCGCTTTTAGAGCGTTATTTAACCGAGCAGGGCTTTCAGGTTCGCAGCGTGGCCAACGCTGAGCAAATGGATCGCTTGCTGACCCGTGAATCTTTCCACCTGATGGTGCTGGATCTGATGCTGCCGGGCGAAGATGGCCTGTCTATCTGCCGCCGCCTGCGCAGCCAAAGCAACCCTATGCCGATCATTATGGTCACCGCCAAAGGCGAAGAAGTGGACCGCATCGTCGGCCTGGAGATCGGCGCCGACGACTACATCCCAAAACCGTTCAACCCGCGCGAACTGTTGGCCCGCATCCGTGCGGTGCTGCGCCGCCAGGCCAATGAGCTGCCGGGCGCCCCTTCGCAGGAAGAGGCGGTGATTGCCTTCGGCAAATTCAAACTGAACCTCGGCACCCGTGAGATGTTCCGTGAAGACGAGCCTATGCCGTTGACCAGCGGGGAGTTTGCGGTGCTGAAAGCGCTGGTGAGCCACCCGCGCGAACCCTTGTCCCGCGATAAGTTGATGAACCTCGCGCGCGGCCGCGAATACAGCGCGATGGAGCGCTCCATCGACGTGCAGATTTCCCGCCTGCGCCGCATGGTTGAAGAAGATCCCGCACACCCGCGCTATATCCAGACCGTCTGGGGTCTTGGCTACGTCTTCGTTCCGGACGGCAGCAAGGCATGA
- the envZ gene encoding two-component system sensor histidine kinase EnvZ, whose product MRRLRFSPRSSFARTLLLIVTLLFVSLVTTYLVVLNFAILPSLQQFNKVLAYEVRMLMTDRLQLEDGTLLEVPPAFRREIYRELGISLYTNSAAEESGLRWAQHYQFLSQQMAQQLGGPTDVRVEVNKNSPVVWLKTWLQPDIWVRVPLTEIHQGDFSPLFRYTLAIMLLAIGGAWLFIRIQNRPLVELEHAALQVGKGIIPPPLREYGASEVRSVTRAFNQMASGVKQLADDRTLLMAGVSHDLRTPLTRIRLATEMMSAEDGYLAESINKDIEECNAIIEQFIDYLRTGQEMPTEMSDLNAILGEVVAAESGYERVIETAMSPGELMMNVHPLSIKRAAVNMVVNAARYGNGWIKVSSGRELQRGWFQVEDDGPGIKPEELKHLLQPFVRGDSARSTSGTGLGLAIVQRIIDAHDGALDIGASERGGLLIRAYIPLPMEKKESANGHQPTKDNV is encoded by the coding sequence ATGAGGCGATTGCGCTTTTCACCGCGTAGCTCGTTTGCCCGAACTCTGTTGTTGATCGTCACCTTGCTGTTCGTCAGCCTGGTGACGACCTATCTGGTGGTGCTGAACTTCGCCATCCTGCCCAGCCTGCAGCAGTTCAACAAGGTATTGGCTTACGAAGTGCGTATGCTGATGACCGACCGGCTGCAGCTGGAGGATGGCACCTTGCTGGAAGTGCCGCCGGCGTTCCGCCGTGAAATCTACCGCGAGTTGGGGATCTCCCTGTATACCAATTCGGCGGCGGAGGAGAGCGGCCTGCGCTGGGCGCAGCACTATCAGTTCCTCAGCCAGCAGATGGCGCAGCAGCTTGGCGGGCCGACCGACGTGCGGGTGGAAGTGAATAAGAACTCTCCGGTGGTGTGGCTGAAAACCTGGCTGCAGCCCGATATCTGGGTGCGCGTTCCGCTGACGGAAATTCATCAGGGCGACTTCTCGCCGCTGTTCCGCTATACCCTGGCGATTATGCTGTTGGCGATAGGTGGCGCCTGGCTGTTTATCCGTATTCAAAACCGGCCGCTGGTGGAGCTGGAACACGCCGCTCTGCAGGTGGGCAAAGGCATAATTCCCCCGCCGTTGCGCGAGTATGGCGCCTCAGAGGTGCGTTCGGTCACCCGCGCGTTTAACCAGATGGCGTCGGGCGTCAAGCAGTTGGCCGACGATCGCACGCTGCTGATGGCCGGGGTCAGCCACGATCTGCGCACCCCGTTGACGCGCATCCGCCTGGCGACCGAAATGATGAGCGCCGAAGACGGCTATCTGGCCGAGTCGATCAATAAAGACATCGAAGAGTGCAACGCCATCATCGAGCAGTTTATCGACTACTTGCGCACCGGTCAGGAAATGCCGACCGAGATGAGCGATCTCAACGCCATCCTCGGCGAGGTGGTGGCGGCCGAAAGCGGCTACGAGCGAGTCATTGAAACCGCAATGTCGCCGGGCGAACTGATGATGAACGTGCACCCGCTGTCGATTAAGCGTGCGGCGGTGAACATGGTGGTTAATGCGGCGCGCTACGGCAACGGCTGGATTAAGGTCAGCAGCGGGCGTGAACTGCAGCGCGGCTGGTTCCAGGTGGAGGATGACGGCCCGGGCATCAAGCCGGAAGAGCTGAAACACCTGCTGCAGCCCTTCGTGCGCGGCGACAGCGCGCGCAGCACCAGCGGCACCGGGTTGGGCTTGGCTATCGTGCAGCGTATTATCGACGCGCACGACGGCGCGTTGGACATAGGCGCCAGTGAACGCGGCGGGTTATTGATCCGCGCCTACATTCCGTTGCCGATGGAGAAAAAAGAGTCGGCCAATGGGCATCAACCCACGAAGGACAATGTCTGA
- a CDS encoding type II toxin-antitoxin system VapC family toxin — translation MIILDTNVMSETLRPSPHYNVINWLNEKDNDELYLSAIVIAELFSGVACMPDGKRQRDLKLKLADAIQLKFEGQILPFDGLCAMQYAELTGRNRLQGKLMSMPDTQIAATCLHYGATLATRNTQDFLHCGIELIDPWQAPTGRRLHEDAAEYYVMSRKS, via the coding sequence ATGATTATTCTCGACACCAACGTCATGTCAGAAACGCTGCGCCCCAGTCCGCACTACAACGTCATAAACTGGTTAAACGAAAAGGACAATGACGAGCTCTACCTGAGCGCCATTGTCATTGCCGAGCTGTTCAGCGGCGTCGCCTGCATGCCTGACGGCAAGCGTCAGCGGGATCTGAAGCTCAAATTGGCGGACGCCATCCAGCTGAAGTTCGAAGGGCAAATTCTGCCGTTTGACGGGCTGTGCGCGATGCAATACGCGGAGTTGACGGGAAGAAACCGGCTTCAGGGCAAGCTGATGAGCATGCCAGACACGCAAATCGCCGCCACCTGCCTGCATTACGGCGCCACATTGGCCACACGCAATACGCAAGACTTTCTCCACTGCGGCATCGAATTAATCGATCCGTGGCAGGCTCCGACCGGCCGCCGTCTGCATGAAGACGCGGCGGAATACTACGTGATGAGCCGGAAGTCCTGA
- a CDS encoding FitA-like ribbon-helix-helix domain-containing protein encodes MATITVRNLDDEIKELLRISAAKNGHSMEEEARMILKQALVKKPPRYGLGTWMHQHFAEFGGVELDIPPRDAVPPRIVSFDDEDGNA; translated from the coding sequence ATGGCTACCATAACCGTCAGGAATTTGGACGATGAGATAAAAGAGCTGCTGCGCATTTCGGCAGCGAAAAATGGCCATTCCATGGAGGAAGAAGCAAGAATGATCCTGAAACAGGCGCTGGTGAAAAAGCCGCCGCGCTACGGGTTGGGTACCTGGATGCATCAGCACTTCGCCGAATTTGGCGGCGTCGAGCTGGACATTCCGCCGCGAGACGCCGTGCCGCCTCGCATAGTCAGCTTTGATGATGAAGATGGCAACGCATGA
- the pckA gene encoding phosphoenolpyruvate carboxykinase (ATP) has product MRVKGITPQDLAAYGIHDVSEIVHNPSYELLFKEETDPSLEGYERGVVTKLGAVSVDTGIFTGRSPKDKYIVRDDTTRNTVWWADQGKGKNDNKPLSPEVWADLKHLVTEQLSGKRLFVVDAFCGANADSRLKVRFITEVAWQAHFVKNMFIRPGDEELQDFEPDFIVMNGAKCTNPNWQQQGLNSENFVAFNLTERMQLIGGTWYGGEMKKGMFSIMNYLLPLKGIASMHCSANVGEKGDVAVFFGLSGTGKTTLSTDPKRQLIGDDEHGWDDDGVFNFEGGCYAKTIKLSEEAEPDIYHAIKRDALLENVTVLADGAIDFNDGSKTENTRVSYPIYHIQNIVKPVSKAGHATKVIFLTADAFGVLPPVSRLTASQTQYHFLSGFTAKLAGTERGVTEPTPTFSACFGAAFLSLHPTQYAEVLVKRMQAAGAQAYLVNTGWNGTGKRISIKDTRGIIDAILSGEIDKAETVTLPIFDLAMPTALPGVNPDILDPRATYASAAQWQEKAQDLAERFITNFDKYTDTPAGAALVSAGPKL; this is encoded by the coding sequence ATGCGCGTTAAAGGTATAACCCCTCAGGATCTGGCCGCCTACGGCATTCACGACGTAAGCGAAATCGTTCACAACCCGAGCTATGAACTGCTGTTTAAGGAAGAAACAGACCCATCTCTGGAAGGTTATGAGCGTGGGGTCGTCACCAAACTGGGTGCAGTTTCCGTCGATACCGGCATCTTTACCGGCCGTTCCCCGAAAGACAAATACATCGTCCGCGACGACACCACCCGCAACACCGTGTGGTGGGCCGATCAGGGCAAAGGCAAAAACGACAACAAACCCCTCAGCCCGGAAGTGTGGGCCGATCTGAAACACCTGGTCACCGAACAGCTCTCCGGCAAGCGCCTGTTCGTCGTGGATGCCTTCTGCGGCGCCAACGCCGACTCCCGTCTGAAAGTGCGCTTCATCACCGAGGTGGCCTGGCAGGCGCACTTCGTGAAAAACATGTTCATCCGCCCTGGCGACGAAGAGCTGCAGGATTTCGAACCGGACTTCATCGTAATGAACGGCGCCAAGTGCACCAACCCGAACTGGCAGCAGCAGGGCCTGAACTCGGAGAACTTCGTCGCCTTCAACCTGACCGAGCGCATGCAGCTGATCGGCGGCACCTGGTACGGCGGCGAGATGAAAAAGGGCATGTTCTCCATCATGAACTACCTGCTGCCGCTGAAAGGCATCGCCTCCATGCACTGCTCGGCCAACGTGGGCGAGAAAGGCGACGTCGCGGTATTCTTCGGCCTGTCCGGCACCGGCAAAACCACCCTGTCCACCGACCCGAAACGCCAGCTGATCGGCGATGACGAGCACGGTTGGGACGACGACGGCGTGTTCAACTTCGAGGGCGGCTGCTACGCCAAGACCATCAAGCTGTCTGAAGAAGCCGAGCCGGATATCTACCACGCCATCAAGCGCGATGCGCTGCTGGAAAACGTCACCGTATTGGCCGACGGCGCCATCGACTTCAACGACGGCTCGAAAACCGAGAACACCCGCGTTTCCTATCCTATCTACCACATTCAGAACATCGTCAAGCCGGTGTCCAAAGCGGGTCACGCCACCAAGGTCATCTTCCTGACCGCCGACGCCTTCGGCGTACTGCCGCCGGTATCGCGCCTGACCGCCAGCCAGACCCAGTACCACTTCCTGTCCGGCTTCACCGCCAAGCTGGCCGGCACCGAGCGCGGCGTGACCGAGCCGACGCCAACATTCTCCGCCTGCTTCGGCGCGGCTTTCCTGTCGCTGCACCCGACGCAGTACGCGGAAGTGCTGGTGAAACGCATGCAGGCCGCCGGCGCCCAGGCTTATCTGGTCAACACCGGCTGGAACGGCACCGGCAAACGTATCTCAATCAAAGACACGCGCGGTATTATCGACGCCATCCTGAGCGGTGAAATCGATAAGGCAGAGACCGTCACGCTGCCAATCTTCGATCTGGCGATGCCGACCGCCCTGCCAGGCGTGAACCCGGATATCCTTGATCCGCGCGCCACCTACGCCAGCGCCGCGCAGTGGCAGGAAAAGGCGCAGGATCTGGCCGAGCGCTTCATCACCAACTTCGATAAATACACCGATACGCCGGCGGGTGCCGCACTGGTCAGCGCCGGTCCGAAGCTGTAA
- the hslO gene encoding Hsp33 family molecular chaperone HslO: protein MSNHDQLHRYLFENYAVRGELVTVSETYQQVLSNHDYPAPVQKLLGELLVATSLLTATLKFEGDITVQLQGDGPLKLAVVNGNNRQEMRGVARVQAPIAEDSSLHQMIGNGVMVITIAPAEGERYQGVVGLEGETLAECLEAYFRQSEQLPTRLFIRTGEAAAAGMLLQVLPAQDGNADDFDHLVQLTNTVKSEELFGLPANEVLYRLYHQEEVTLYEPQDVLFRCTCSRQRCADALLTLPTEEVAEMLEQDGNIDMHCDYCGNHYVFDPMDVAALYAGNTGESDRLH, encoded by the coding sequence ATGTCCAACCATGACCAATTGCACCGTTACCTGTTTGAAAACTACGCGGTGCGCGGTGAGCTGGTTACCGTCAGCGAAACCTATCAGCAGGTATTGAGCAACCACGATTACCCGGCGCCGGTGCAGAAGCTGCTGGGCGAACTGCTGGTCGCCACCAGCCTGTTGACCGCCACCCTGAAGTTCGAAGGCGACATCACCGTGCAGCTGCAGGGTGACGGCCCGCTGAAGCTGGCGGTGGTCAACGGCAACAACCGCCAGGAAATGCGCGGCGTGGCGCGCGTCCAGGCGCCTATCGCCGAGGACAGCAGCCTGCATCAAATGATCGGCAACGGCGTTATGGTCATCACCATCGCGCCGGCGGAAGGCGAGCGCTATCAGGGCGTGGTCGGTCTTGAGGGTGAAACCCTGGCCGAATGCCTGGAAGCCTACTTCCGTCAGTCAGAACAGCTGCCGACCCGCCTGTTCATCCGCACCGGCGAAGCGGCCGCGGCCGGCATGCTGCTGCAGGTTCTGCCGGCGCAGGACGGCAACGCTGACGATTTCGATCACCTGGTGCAACTGACCAACACGGTGAAGAGCGAAGAGCTGTTCGGCCTGCCGGCCAACGAGGTGCTGTATCGCCTGTACCATCAGGAAGAAGTCACCCTGTACGAACCGCAGGACGTGCTGTTCCGCTGCACCTGTTCGCGCCAGCGTTGCGCTGATGCGCTGCTGACGCTGCCAACCGAAGAAGTGGCGGAAATGCTGGAGCAAGACGGCAATATCGACATGCATTGCGATTACTGCGGCAATCACTATGTCTTTGACCCGATGGACGTCGCCGCGCTGTATGCCGGTAACACCGGCGAAAGCGATCGGTTGCACTAA
- the hslR gene encoding ribosome-associated heat shock protein Hsp15, translated as MKEKATRDDAVRLDKWLWAARFYKTRALAREMIDGGKVHYNGQRGKPSKAVELNAEIKLRQGNEERTVVVLALTSQRRGASEAQQMYQETEASIANREKMALARKMNALTMPHPDRRPDKKERRDLIKFKFGEPE; from the coding sequence ATGAAAGAGAAAGCAACGCGCGACGACGCCGTCCGGCTGGACAAATGGCTGTGGGCAGCCCGTTTCTACAAAACCCGCGCGCTGGCGCGGGAGATGATTGACGGCGGCAAGGTGCACTATAACGGGCAGCGCGGCAAGCCGAGCAAGGCGGTCGAGCTTAACGCCGAGATCAAACTGCGCCAGGGCAATGAAGAGCGCACGGTTGTCGTACTGGCGCTGACCAGCCAGCGGCGCGGCGCCAGCGAGGCGCAGCAGATGTATCAGGAAACCGAGGCCAGCATCGCCAACCGCGAAAAAATGGCGCTCGCGCGCAAGATGAACGCGCTAACCATGCCGCATCCGGACCGCCGTCCGGATAAAAAAGAGCGGCGCGACCTGATAAAATTTAAATTTGGTGAGCCGGAATAA
- the yrfG gene encoding GMP/IMP nucleotidase, whose product MVPEFDWRQIDTVLLDMDGTLLDLEFDSHFWLNLVPRALSEKRAIPFDTARDIIHREYLAVQHTMNWYCFDYWSERLDLDIYRMTTEVGSRARLREDTTPFLQALRDAGRQTILLTNAHPHSLAVKIEHTGLDRHLDLLLSTHTFGYPKEDQRLWQAVQQHTGFDPQRTLFVDDGEPILDAARAFGIRYCLGVRNPDSSMAEKTFRHHPSMRDYRLLIPALARGEA is encoded by the coding sequence ATGGTTCCCGAATTTGACTGGCGGCAAATCGACACCGTGCTATTGGATATGGACGGCACCCTGCTGGATCTGGAGTTCGACAGCCATTTTTGGCTCAATCTGGTGCCGCGGGCATTGAGCGAAAAGCGCGCCATTCCGTTCGACACCGCGCGTGATATCATCCACCGCGAGTATCTGGCGGTGCAGCACACCATGAACTGGTACTGCTTCGATTACTGGAGCGAGCGGCTGGATCTGGATATTTACCGCATGACCACGGAAGTGGGCAGCCGCGCGCGGCTGAGGGAAGACACCACGCCGTTTTTACAGGCGCTGCGCGACGCCGGCCGGCAAACTATTTTGCTGACCAACGCCCATCCGCACAGCCTGGCGGTAAAAATTGAGCACACAGGTTTGGATCGACACCTTGATTTATTGCTTTCCACCCACACATTTGGTTATCCGAAAGAAGATCAGCGGCTGTGGCAGGCGGTGCAGCAACATACCGGTTTTGACCCGCAGCGCACGCTGTTTGTCGACGACGGCGAGCCTATCCTCGACGCGGCGCGCGCTTTTGGCATTCGTTATTGCCTGGGCGTGCGGAATCCGGACTCCAGCATGGCGGAGAAAACCTTCCGGCACCATCCGTCGATGCGCGATTACCGCCTGTTGATACCGGCGCTGGCCAGGGGAGAGGCATGA
- a CDS encoding intracellular growth attenuator family protein, producing MSTIVLILALVLACLITAGLYLWFKARSQPMLARTLPFIKPTHRKLTGEERAAVEYYLNQQNNLGNKLLPANPALPSGKLALTPQSDNVYPVTHAITRYGLASDEPNKWRYYLDAEEVHLPPFWEQYITADNHVEVIRTQTLPLVISLNGHSLKDHIHERPQPPVVASAPTKNASIRKEESEHVELVNIRKETPEEHALIRPNGIREAAIISAALLLLFFSLISPVLVIPWMIFVAVLMIAWGCWSLFRRPAARELKEVHCLRGTPKRWGLFGESNQGQISNISLGIIDLIYPSHWQPYLAQDLGKTTDVDIYLNRQVVRQGRFLSLHDEVKNFPLQQWGRNAVLAASSTLVLLLLLTYIPLSLPLTLSMAWLQGAQKVEVTSVQALEAMPLRIGDTLKVRGNGMCYVPPQASGGAASSFAPFDCSGIYWNNAAPLPQPESDVIDKATALLATVKTQLHPDGADQKVNPQLASAIEKSGMILLDDFSDIVLKTQDLCQTDSDCVRLKNALVNLGNAKNWGNLVKRAKSGALQGVNVLLRPVSAESLESLTKVAASSFVYNETRQAAAALNSPPPGGFLLSSDEGRQLVNHPQPSVPLNEYNALDQWNELQRLSSMLLHTPFQAQGVITSLSVDANGTRHVALHSEPDMITLWRYLGTSLLLLAVLVCLGYNLWRLVQRRRINRHRIADIQRYYENCFNPMSLRP from the coding sequence ATGAGCACAATAGTGTTGATATTGGCCTTAGTGCTTGCCTGCCTGATTACCGCCGGGCTGTACCTCTGGTTTAAAGCTCGCAGCCAACCGATGTTGGCGCGCACGCTGCCGTTCATTAAACCGACCCACCGCAAACTGACCGGCGAAGAACGCGCGGCCGTCGAGTATTACCTCAACCAGCAGAACAACCTCGGCAACAAGCTGCTGCCGGCCAACCCCGCCTTGCCCTCAGGCAAGCTGGCGCTCACGCCGCAAAGCGATAACGTCTACCCCGTGACCCACGCCATTACCCGCTACGGCCTGGCCAGCGATGAACCGAACAAATGGCGTTATTACCTCGACGCCGAAGAGGTGCACCTGCCGCCGTTTTGGGAGCAGTACATCACCGCCGATAACCATGTAGAAGTGATCCGCACTCAGACGCTGCCGCTGGTGATTTCCCTCAATGGGCATTCGCTGAAAGATCACATCCACGAGCGGCCGCAACCGCCGGTGGTGGCGTCGGCACCGACCAAAAACGCCTCCATCCGCAAGGAAGAGAGCGAACACGTCGAACTGGTGAATATCCGCAAGGAAACGCCGGAAGAACACGCGCTTATTCGCCCAAACGGCATTCGCGAAGCCGCCATTATTTCCGCCGCCCTGCTGCTGCTGTTTTTCAGCCTGATCAGCCCGGTGTTGGTCATTCCCTGGATGATTTTCGTCGCGGTGCTGATGATCGCCTGGGGATGTTGGAGCCTGTTCCGCCGCCCGGCGGCGCGTGAGCTGAAAGAAGTGCACTGCCTGCGCGGCACGCCAAAGCGCTGGGGGCTGTTCGGCGAATCCAACCAGGGGCAAATCAGCAATATTTCGCTTGGCATCATCGACCTGATCTATCCGTCGCACTGGCAACCCTACCTCGCCCAGGATCTGGGTAAAACCACCGATGTGGATATCTATCTGAATCGGCAGGTGGTGCGCCAGGGCCGTTTCCTCTCGCTGCATGACGAGGTGAAGAATTTCCCGCTGCAGCAGTGGGGCCGCAATGCGGTGCTGGCGGCCAGCTCCACGCTGGTGCTGCTGTTGCTGTTGACCTACATCCCGCTGAGCCTGCCGTTGACGCTGAGCATGGCGTGGCTGCAGGGCGCGCAAAAAGTGGAAGTGACCAGCGTACAGGCGCTGGAAGCCATGCCGCTGCGCATCGGCGATACGTTGAAAGTACGCGGCAACGGCATGTGCTATGTGCCGCCGCAGGCGAGCGGCGGTGCGGCATCCAGCTTCGCGCCGTTCGACTGCTCCGGCATCTATTGGAACAACGCCGCCCCGCTGCCGCAGCCGGAATCGGACGTTATCGACAAAGCGACGGCGCTGCTGGCGACGGTAAAGACCCAGCTGCATCCGGACGGCGCAGACCAGAAAGTTAACCCGCAGCTGGCCAGCGCCATTGAAAAGTCCGGCATGATACTGCTGGATGACTTCTCGGATATCGTTTTAAAAACGCAGGATCTTTGCCAAACGGACAGCGACTGCGTGCGGCTGAAAAATGCGCTGGTCAACCTCGGCAACGCCAAAAACTGGGGCAACCTGGTGAAGCGCGCCAAGTCCGGCGCGCTGCAGGGGGTAAACGTGCTGTTGCGCCCGGTGAGCGCGGAATCGCTGGAAAGCCTGACCAAGGTGGCCGCTTCTTCATTCGTGTACAACGAGACTCGCCAGGCCGCCGCCGCGCTCAATAGCCCGCCGCCAGGCGGCTTCTTGCTCAGCAGCGACGAGGGCCGGCAGCTGGTGAACCATCCTCAGCCTTCGGTGCCGCTGAATGAATACAACGCGCTCGATCAGTGGAACGAGCTGCAGCGGCTCTCCAGCATGTTGCTGCATACGCCGTTCCAGGCGCAGGGCGTGATCACCAGCCTCAGCGTCGACGCCAACGGCACCCGTCACGTGGCGCTGCACAGCGAGCCGGACATGATCACCCTGTGGCGTTATCTCGGCACCAGCCTGCTGCTGCTGGCGGTATTGGTCTGCCTGGGCTACAACCTCTGGCGGCTGGTGCAGCGCCGGCGCATCAACCGCCATCGCATCGCCGATATCCAGCGTTACTACGAAAACTGCTTCAATCCGATGTCGCTGCGGCCCTGA